One Prolixibacteraceae bacterium DNA segment encodes these proteins:
- the proS gene encoding proline--tRNA ligase, whose product MAKVLTSKKENYSQWYNDLVVKADLAESSAVRGCMVIKPYGYAIWENMQAELDRMFKETGHVNAYFPLFIPKSFFSKEADHVDGFAKECAVVTHYRLKNDENGNGVVVDPDAKLEEELIVRPTSETIIWNTYKNWIQSYRDLPILCNQWANVVRWEMRTRMFLRTAEFLWQEGHTAHATKQEALEETERMINVYSKFAQEYMALPVIMGAKSDEERFAGALETFTIEALMQDGKALQSGTSHFLGQNFAKAFDVKFANKEGKEDFVWATSWGVSTRLMGALIMAHSDDKGLVLPPRLAPHQVVIVPIYKGEEQLNTIREKVDVIINELKALGVRVKFDDRDNQRPGWKFAEYELKGVPVRLAIGARDLENGTIEVARRDNMSKETKEIDGISQYIADLLEEIQSSIFKKALDFRTEKTTKVDTYEEFKEVLKNKGGFILAHWDGTTETELKIKNETKATIRCIPFDQPEEDGICIYSGKPSKKRVLFALAY is encoded by the coding sequence ATGGCGAAAGTATTAACATCAAAGAAAGAAAATTATTCTCAATGGTACAACGATCTTGTTGTTAAAGCAGATCTTGCTGAAAGTTCTGCAGTTAGAGGATGTATGGTGATTAAACCTTATGGCTATGCAATTTGGGAGAATATGCAAGCCGAATTGGATAGAATGTTTAAAGAAACAGGGCACGTAAATGCCTACTTCCCCTTGTTTATCCCCAAATCTTTCTTCAGTAAAGAAGCAGACCACGTGGATGGCTTTGCGAAGGAGTGTGCGGTAGTAACGCATTATCGTTTAAAAAATGATGAAAATGGAAATGGTGTAGTAGTTGATCCTGATGCAAAACTAGAAGAAGAGCTTATTGTTCGTCCTACATCTGAAACCATTATCTGGAACACATATAAAAACTGGATCCAATCCTATAGAGATCTTCCAATTCTTTGCAACCAATGGGCAAATGTAGTTCGTTGGGAAATGAGAACTCGTATGTTCTTACGTACAGCCGAATTCTTATGGCAAGAAGGACATACTGCTCACGCAACCAAACAAGAGGCCTTAGAAGAGACTGAAAGAATGATCAATGTGTACTCTAAATTTGCTCAAGAGTACATGGCACTTCCTGTTATCATGGGAGCAAAATCAGATGAAGAACGATTTGCTGGAGCTTTAGAAACTTTTACTATCGAAGCACTGATGCAAGATGGTAAAGCATTACAATCAGGAACTTCTCACTTCTTAGGTCAAAATTTCGCGAAAGCTTTTGATGTTAAATTTGCAAATAAAGAGGGGAAAGAAGACTTTGTTTGGGCAACTTCATGGGGAGTTTCTACTCGACTAATGGGGGCTTTAATCATGGCACACTCTGATGACAAAGGATTGGTCCTACCTCCAAGACTTGCTCCTCATCAAGTAGTTATCGTTCCTATCTACAAAGGAGAAGAGCAACTAAATACTATTCGTGAAAAAGTAGATGTTATCATAAATGAACTAAAAGCTTTAGGAGTTCGTGTTAAATTTGATGACAGAGACAACCAGCGTCCAGGATGGAAATTCGCTGAATATGAATTAAAAGGGGTTCCTGTAAGACTTGCTATTGGTGCACGTGATCTTGAAAATGGAACTATCGAAGTGGCTCGTCGTGACAACATGTCTAAAGAGACCAAAGAGATTGATGGCATTTCACAATACATCGCAGATCTTCTTGAAGAGATCCAATCATCGATATTCAAGAAAGCGTTAGATTTCAGAACAGAAAAAACGACAAAGGTCGACACTTACGAAGAATTCAAGGAAGTTCTTAAGAACAAAGGTGGATTTATTCTTGCACACTGGGATGGAACAACAGAAACAGAGTTGAAAATCAAAAACGAGACCAAAGCAACAATTCGTTGTATTCCTTTTGATCAACCTGAAGAAGACGGAATTTGTATTTACTCAGGAAAACCTTCGAAAAAAAGAGTACTATTTGCTCTTGCATACTAA
- a CDS encoding outer membrane protein transport protein, giving the protein MRSYIYILIVVLGIGPTMAHAQKVDNLMQFNSRQVGQTARSAAMGGAFGALGGDLSSVLINPAGIAVFQSSEISFTSNIYNGIDARTTYGGQMNTVSESGMKIPNFGIVGVIPNMGASSNIVNFNFGFSYNRSADFNNLSYANLDNTSSSRIDAYATQATAKNLYFDDVRYVDGEVSPYNKAPINSVLAFQGYLIEQHKNDKGEFVEGYWYSILPADAIMNQTVRKETSGYINNYTFSMGGNVNHKFYFGMALNLQDYYYEERKTYTERGVNNNITEFTHNEYLRQNAFGYSVNLGFIYRPAPFIRFGASMTTPTYFKVTEDFSASMTSDVVYDGKRENAYEESPIFKGKYEVQTPFVWNAGLAFVIGKRFILSQDVTYMDYGNSKFSTADGNVDSYAFEQTNQSVSKIYKDKIESRTGLEIRMDRNVYLRGGYQFSNSPFNAQIEGYTTADGADQIASNNTYHAYSCGIGYRTSKFFIDAAYVYDYRSENYYQYVEASEFNYVESPKTETEWTTQKLMVTLGFRF; this is encoded by the coding sequence ATGAGAAGTTATATATATATACTGATTGTTGTTTTGGGGATCGGTCCCACCATGGCTCATGCTCAGAAAGTAGATAATTTAATGCAGTTTAATAGCAGACAAGTTGGTCAAACTGCAAGAAGTGCTGCTATGGGAGGTGCTTTTGGAGCTTTGGGAGGAGATCTCTCTTCTGTCTTGATTAATCCTGCTGGAATTGCAGTATTTCAATCTAGTGAAATATCTTTTACCTCTAATATATATAATGGTATTGATGCCCGAACTACATATGGGGGACAGATGAATACTGTCAGTGAAAGTGGGATGAAGATACCTAATTTTGGTATTGTAGGTGTGATCCCGAATATGGGTGCTAGTTCGAATATTGTGAATTTCAACTTTGGTTTCTCTTATAACAGATCTGCTGATTTTAATAACCTATCCTATGCTAATTTAGATAATACCTCAAGTTCAAGAATTGATGCTTATGCTACGCAGGCAACGGCAAAAAACCTCTATTTTGATGATGTGAGATATGTTGATGGTGAAGTTTCTCCATACAATAAAGCTCCAATAAATAGTGTATTGGCTTTTCAAGGATACCTGATAGAGCAACATAAAAATGATAAAGGAGAATTTGTTGAAGGTTATTGGTATTCTATCTTGCCTGCTGATGCGATTATGAATCAAACAGTTCGTAAGGAAACTAGTGGGTACATAAATAATTACACTTTCAGTATGGGAGGTAATGTGAACCATAAATTCTATTTTGGTATGGCATTAAACCTTCAAGATTATTATTATGAAGAGCGTAAAACCTATACAGAAAGAGGAGTAAATAATAATATTACAGAATTTACCCATAATGAATACTTAAGACAAAACGCTTTTGGATATAGTGTTAATCTTGGTTTTATTTATAGGCCTGCACCATTTATACGTTTTGGAGCTTCTATGACTACACCAACCTATTTTAAGGTGACAGAAGACTTTAGTGCCTCGATGACTTCAGATGTGGTTTATGATGGGAAAAGAGAGAATGCTTATGAGGAGTCTCCTATATTTAAAGGTAAATATGAAGTGCAAACTCCATTTGTTTGGAATGCAGGATTGGCTTTCGTAATAGGAAAGAGATTTATATTAAGCCAAGATGTTACTTATATGGATTATGGTAATTCAAAGTTTAGTACAGCTGATGGAAATGTCGATAGTTATGCATTTGAGCAAACCAACCAGAGCGTATCTAAAATCTATAAAGATAAGATTGAGTCTCGAACAGGGTTGGAGATAAGAATGGATAGAAATGTTTATTTAAGAGGAGGATACCAATTTTCGAATTCTCCATTTAATGCCCAAATTGAAGGTTATACAACTGCAGATGGAGCTGATCAGATCGCAAGCAATAATACATATCATGCATATTCATGTGGTATCGGTTATAGAACAAGTAAGTTTTTTATTGATGCAGCTTATGTTTATGACTATAGGTCTGAAAATTATTATCAATATGTTGAAGCTTCGGAGTTTAATTATGTAGAGTCTCCAAAGACTGAAACAGAGTGGACAACTCAAAAGCTAATGGTGACACTTGGTTTTAGATTTTAG